One window from the genome of Cricetulus griseus strain 17A/GY chromosome 2, alternate assembly CriGri-PICRH-1.0, whole genome shotgun sequence encodes:
- the Nrbp2 gene encoding nuclear receptor-binding protein 2 isoform X2, whose amino-acid sequence MAAPEPAPRRGREREREREDESEDESDILEESPCGRWQKRREQVNQGNMPGIQSTFLAMDTEEGVEVVWNELHFGDRKAFSAHEEKIQTMFEQLALVDHPNIVKLHKYWLDASEARARVIFITEYVSSGSLKQFLKKTKKNHKAMNARAWKRWCTQILSALSFLHACSPPIIHGNLTSDTIFIQHNGLIKIGSVWYRIFSNALPDDLRSPIRAEREELRNLHFFPPEYGEVNDGTAVDIFSFGMCALEMAVLEIQANGDTRVTEEAIARARHSLSDPNMREFILSCLARDPACRPSAHNLLFHRVLFEVHSLKLLAAHCFIQHQYLMPENVVEEKTKAMDLHAVLAEMPQPQGPPMQWRYSEVSFLELDKFLEDVRNGIYPLMNFAAARPLGLPRVLAPPPEEAQKAKTPTPEPFDSETRKVVQMQCNLERSEDKVRWHLTLLLVLEDRLHRQLTYDLLPTDSAQDLATELVHYGFLHEDDRTKLAAFLETTFLKYRGTQA is encoded by the exons ATGGCGGCCCCGGAGCCCGCGCCGAGGCGAGGCCGGGAGCGCGAACGGGAGCGGGAGGACGAGAGCGAGGACGAGAGCGATATCCTGGAGGAGAGCCCGTGTGGCCGCTGGCAGAAGCGGCGGGAGCAG GTGAACCAAGGAAACATGCCGGGGATCCAGAGCACCTTTCTGGCCATGGACACGGAGGAGGGGGTAGAAGTGGTGTGGAACGAACTCCACTTCGGTGATAGGAAAGCCTTTTCGGCCCATGAG GAGAAGATCCAGACCATGTTTGAGCAGCTGGCGCTGGTAGACCACCCCAACATCGTCAAGCTGCACAAGTATTGGCTGGACGCCTCTGAGGCCCGAGCAAGG GTCATCTTCATCACAGAATACGTGTCGTCTGGCAGCCTCAAGCAGTTCCTCAAAAAGACCAAGAAGAACCACAAGGCCATGAACGCCCGG GCCTGGAAGCGCTGGTGTACGCAGATCCTGTCGGCACTCAG CTTTTTGCACGCCTGCAGTCCCCCCATCATCCACGGGAATCTGACCAGCGACACCATCTTCATTCAGCACAATGGCCTCATCAAGATCGGCTCTG TGTGGTACCGCATCTTCTCCAATG CACTTCCTGATGATCTCCGGAGCCCCATCCGCGCTGAGCGGGAGGAACTTCGAAACCTGCACTTTTTCCCACCAGAGTATGGCG AAGTCAATGATGGGACTGCAGTGGACATCTTCTCCTTTGGGATGTGTGCATTGGAG ATGGCTGTACTGGAGATCCAAGCCAATGGGGATACCCGGGTCACAGAAGAGGCTATTGCTCGAGCCAGGCACTCACTGAGTGACCCCAACATGCGG GAATTCATCCTCTCCTGCCTGGCCCGGGACCCCGCCTGCAGGCCCTCTGCCCACAACCTTCTCTTCCACCGAGTGCTCTTCGAGGTGCATTCGTTGAAGCTGCTGGCAGCCCACTGCTTCATCCAGCACCAGT ACCTCATGCCAGAAAATGTGGTAGAAGAAAAGACCAAGGCAATGGATCTACATGCAGTCTTGGCTGAGATGCCCCAGCCCCAGGGACCCCCAATGCAGTGGCG GTACTCAGAGGTCTCCTTCTTGGAGCTGGACAAATTCCTAGAGGATGTCAG GAATGGGATCTATCCACTGATGAATTTTGCGGCTGCCCGGCCCCTGGGACTTCCCCGTGTGTTAGCCCCACCCCCGGAGGAGGCCCAGAAGGCCAAAACCCCAACACCAGAACCCTTTGACTCAGAGACCAGGAAG GTGGTCCAGATGCAGTGCAACCTGGAGAGAAGTGAGGACAAGGTTCGGTGGCAT CTCACTCTGCTTTTGGTGCTGGAGGATCGTCTACATCGACAGCTGACCTATGACCTGCTCCCAA CTGACAGTGCCCAGGACCTCGCCACTGAACTTGTGCACTATGGTTTCCTGCATGAG GATGACCGGACAAAGCTAGCAGCTTTCCTGGAGACCACCTTTCTCAAGTACCGTGGGACACAGGCTTGA
- the Nrbp2 gene encoding nuclear receptor-binding protein 2 isoform X3 produces MAAPEPAPRRGREREREREDESEDESDILEESPCGRWQKRREQVNQGNMPGIQSTFLAMDTEEGVEVVWNELHFGDRKAFSAHEEKIQTMFEQLALVDHPNIVKLHKYWLDASEARARVIFITEYVSSGSLKQFLKKTKKNHKAMNARAWKRWCTQILSALSFLHACSPPIIHGNLTSDTIFIQHNGLIKIGSALPDDLRSPIRAEREELRNLHFFPPEYGEVNDGTAVDIFSFGMCALEMAVLEIQANGDTRVTEEAIARARHSLSDPNMREFILSCLARDPACRPSAHNLLFHRVLFEVHSLKLLAAHCFIQHQYLMPENVVEEKTKAMDLHAVLAEMPQPQGPPMQWRYSEVSFLELDKFLEDVRNGIYPLMNFAAARPLGLPRVLAPPPEEAQKAKTPTPEPFDSETRKVVQMQCNLERSEDKVRWHLTLLLVLEDRLHRQLTYDLLPTDSAQDLATELVHYGFLHEDDRTKLAAFLETTFLKYRGTQA; encoded by the exons ATGGCGGCCCCGGAGCCCGCGCCGAGGCGAGGCCGGGAGCGCGAACGGGAGCGGGAGGACGAGAGCGAGGACGAGAGCGATATCCTGGAGGAGAGCCCGTGTGGCCGCTGGCAGAAGCGGCGGGAGCAG GTGAACCAAGGAAACATGCCGGGGATCCAGAGCACCTTTCTGGCCATGGACACGGAGGAGGGGGTAGAAGTGGTGTGGAACGAACTCCACTTCGGTGATAGGAAAGCCTTTTCGGCCCATGAG GAGAAGATCCAGACCATGTTTGAGCAGCTGGCGCTGGTAGACCACCCCAACATCGTCAAGCTGCACAAGTATTGGCTGGACGCCTCTGAGGCCCGAGCAAGG GTCATCTTCATCACAGAATACGTGTCGTCTGGCAGCCTCAAGCAGTTCCTCAAAAAGACCAAGAAGAACCACAAGGCCATGAACGCCCGG GCCTGGAAGCGCTGGTGTACGCAGATCCTGTCGGCACTCAG CTTTTTGCACGCCTGCAGTCCCCCCATCATCCACGGGAATCTGACCAGCGACACCATCTTCATTCAGCACAATGGCCTCATCAAGATCGGCTCTG CACTTCCTGATGATCTCCGGAGCCCCATCCGCGCTGAGCGGGAGGAACTTCGAAACCTGCACTTTTTCCCACCAGAGTATGGCG AAGTCAATGATGGGACTGCAGTGGACATCTTCTCCTTTGGGATGTGTGCATTGGAG ATGGCTGTACTGGAGATCCAAGCCAATGGGGATACCCGGGTCACAGAAGAGGCTATTGCTCGAGCCAGGCACTCACTGAGTGACCCCAACATGCGG GAATTCATCCTCTCCTGCCTGGCCCGGGACCCCGCCTGCAGGCCCTCTGCCCACAACCTTCTCTTCCACCGAGTGCTCTTCGAGGTGCATTCGTTGAAGCTGCTGGCAGCCCACTGCTTCATCCAGCACCAGT ACCTCATGCCAGAAAATGTGGTAGAAGAAAAGACCAAGGCAATGGATCTACATGCAGTCTTGGCTGAGATGCCCCAGCCCCAGGGACCCCCAATGCAGTGGCG GTACTCAGAGGTCTCCTTCTTGGAGCTGGACAAATTCCTAGAGGATGTCAG GAATGGGATCTATCCACTGATGAATTTTGCGGCTGCCCGGCCCCTGGGACTTCCCCGTGTGTTAGCCCCACCCCCGGAGGAGGCCCAGAAGGCCAAAACCCCAACACCAGAACCCTTTGACTCAGAGACCAGGAAG GTGGTCCAGATGCAGTGCAACCTGGAGAGAAGTGAGGACAAGGTTCGGTGGCAT CTCACTCTGCTTTTGGTGCTGGAGGATCGTCTACATCGACAGCTGACCTATGACCTGCTCCCAA CTGACAGTGCCCAGGACCTCGCCACTGAACTTGTGCACTATGGTTTCCTGCATGAG GATGACCGGACAAAGCTAGCAGCTTTCCTGGAGACCACCTTTCTCAAGTACCGTGGGACACAGGCTTGA